The following coding sequences lie in one Methylotuvimicrobium alcaliphilum 20Z genomic window:
- a CDS encoding metallophosphoesterase family protein produces MSRNNRILFAGDPHGDFQSLIDAAIENRPDAVVLLGDCDLERPLEQYLQKIIGLTRIWWIPGNHDFDFPRRYHYLFNSELAEYGLHLKVREIAGLRIAGLGGIFLGRIWYPPQKPRWKNKAHYLASQPGHIKKNGLSLKLKSAIWHDEVESLKRLKADILVTHEAPGCHEYGFSAIDDIAKAMGVKKIFHGHQHDSYYAKLPYDIEVFGVADRSVVDLSGKFYPVKTD; encoded by the coding sequence ATGAGCCGGAATAATCGGATTTTATTTGCCGGAGACCCCCATGGAGATTTTCAATCTTTGATTGATGCGGCGATTGAAAATAGACCTGATGCAGTAGTTTTATTAGGCGATTGCGACCTTGAACGACCTTTGGAGCAGTATCTACAAAAGATAATCGGTTTGACACGAATTTGGTGGATTCCAGGCAACCACGATTTCGACTTTCCGCGCCGTTATCATTATCTTTTCAACTCCGAATTGGCCGAATACGGCCTTCATTTGAAAGTCCGTGAAATCGCCGGGCTTCGAATAGCCGGTTTAGGCGGAATATTCCTTGGACGCATCTGGTATCCGCCGCAAAAGCCCCGATGGAAAAACAAAGCGCATTATCTCGCTAGCCAGCCTGGGCATATTAAAAAAAATGGATTATCGCTTAAATTAAAATCGGCAATTTGGCACGACGAAGTGGAGTCATTGAAGCGCCTTAAAGCCGATATATTGGTGACGCATGAAGCGCCAGGTTGCCATGAATACGGTTTTAGCGCGATTGATGATATTGCTAAGGCCATGGGGGTTAAAAAAATTTTTCATGGGCATCAGCATGACAGTTATTATGCAAAGTTACCTTATGACATCGAGGTCTTCGGGGTTGCCGACCGGAGTGTTGTCGATCTTTCCGGTAAGTTCTACCCGGTAAAGACCGACTAA